The following are from one region of the Carassius gibelio isolate Cgi1373 ecotype wild population from Czech Republic chromosome A13, carGib1.2-hapl.c, whole genome shotgun sequence genome:
- the LOC128026217 gene encoding disintegrin and metalloproteinase domain-containing protein 8 produces the protein MRYTGLFISLLSFVYTWESLEAASPALPHVMRYDVIRLRPQALNERAKRSAPSLKTYPEQLEYDLAVDGRNFTISLHKNRELLGKDYTLSHYTEDGISETKSSDSIDHCYYQGHVHDFEDSSVSVGLCSGMEGFLRVKNQVYLIEPLEESLDGDHAIYKQEHLRTKQGAFGYINDTVYNLAPKSSGLYKGTNMKDKAPRDGQRIVEMVLVVDHTEYNKFGSFKKIQERMMLVANHVDKLYRPLNIRVRLVGLEVWSQRDLIDVHSMPNLTLERFLQWRQDSLLKRKKHDNAHFITAVDFEGSTVGLATMYAMCSPSSGAVNEDHNKNPIALASTIAHEMGHNLGMSHDNPNCGCSSDKGCVMSDTIGYVYPDSFSTCSQSSLKAFLQRYDTSCLLDMPNDGEIYGGPVCGNAFVEKDEECDCGTVEECNNPCCNATTCRLTEGAHCAHGECCHNCQLKQPNSLCRKSTHDCDLDEYCTGVSAFCPEDEYKMNGLPCNYNQGYCYNGQCPTHKEHCKMLWGSDAEVDVDSCFQYNVIDRTSKSVEHMMCGKIFCYGGNEYPITNRKSFVTIQSRTCYKAVDTSPTDDLGMVPAGTKCGINKVCYNNLCQNISIYGSENCSDKCNNRGVCNHERKCHCDPGWAPPYCDVKFSELQKMRKESVIIGVTVSVVVLGLIIIIGALVCHKNKIKEFRKKRSLKDIHTSSGQCNPAFQPGSAKNSPRCTQPRISQPTFLESSTALACKPLYSRAMPSRQAPLPPKTALQTRTEQFEKPSIPPPGISKNIHPVQVKPLPPPTKPLPPSRPLPPLAYKPESKAPPVPPVKPTGMQPAFIPPQVIQKVALKPPVRPR, from the exons ACATATCCTGAACAACTTGAATATGATTTGGCTGTAGATGGGAGGAACTTCACAATTTCTTTGCACAAAAATAG GGAGCTTTTAGGAAAAGATTACACCCTCTCACATTATACAGAGGATGGGATTTCAGAGACAAAGTCTTCAGACAGTATT GATCATTGCTACTATCAGGGACACGTCCATGATTTTGAAGACTCTTCAGTCAGTGTTGGACTTTGCTCTGGAATGGA AGGGTTTCTGAGGGTCAAAAATCAAGTTTACTTGATTGAGCCCCTAGAAGAGTCTTTGGATGGTGACCATGCTATTTATAAGCAAGAGCATTTAAGGACCAAGCAAGGGGCCTTTGGATACATCAATGACACAGTCTATAACCTTGCTCCAAAGTCTAGTGGGCTGTATAAAGGCACAAATATG AAAGACAAGGCCCCCAGAGACGGACAGCGGATTGTTGAGATGGTTTTGGTTGTTGATCATACGGAG TACAACAAGTTTGGAAGTTTTAAAAAGATTCAAGAAAGAATGATGTTGGTTGCAAATCACGTGGACAAG CTTTACCGGCCATTAAACATACGTGTCAGGTTGGTTGGACTCGAGGTTTGGTCTCAAAGAGACTTGATTGATGTCCACAGTATGCCAAATCTCACTCTGGAACGATTTTTACAATGGCGTCAGGATAGCCTGCTCAAGAGGAAGAAACATGACAATGCCCATTTTATCAC TGCTGTAGATTTTGAAGGATCTACAGTTGGGTTGGCCACAATGTATGCTATGTGCTCTCCATCCTCTGGTGCTGTGAATGAG GACCATAATAAAAATCCCATTGCACTGGCTTCTACCATTGCCCATGAAATGGGACATAATCTGGGTATGTCACATGATAATCCAAACTGTGGATGCTCCTCTGACAAGGGCTGTGTTATGTCCGACACCATTGG GTATGTTTACCCTGATTCCTTCAGTACTTGCAGTCAATCATCCTTAAAAGCGTTTTTGCAGAGATATGACACCAGCTGTTTACTAGACATGCCAAATGATGGTGAAATATATGGAGGCCCAGTTTGTGGAAACGCTTTTGTTGAAAAAGACGAGGAGTGTGACTGTGGAACTGTTGAG gaatgTAACAATCCCTGCTGCAATGCCACCACCTGTCGACTTACAGAAGGTGCCCATTGTGCACATGGAGAGTGCTGCCACAATTGCCAG CTGAAACAGCCCAATAGCCTGTGCAGAAAGAGTACTCATGACTGTGATTTGGATGAGTACTGTACAGGAGTGTCAGCCTTCTGTCCGGAAGATGAATATAAGATGAATGGACTCCCTTGCAATTATAATCAGGGCTACTGTTATAATGGACAATGTCCAACACATAAGGAACACTGCAAGATGTTGTGGGGATCAG ATGCTGAAGTGGATGTTGACAGTTGCTTTCAATATAATGTTATTGACAGAACCTCAAAGAGTGTTGA GCACATGATGTGTGGgaaaatattctgttatggtgggAATGAATATCCCATAACCAAtagaaaatcttttgtaactatTCAGTCAAGAACCTGCTATAAGGCTGTAGATACCTCACCCACAGATGACTTAGGGATGGTTCCAGCAGGCACCAAATGTGGCATTAATAAG GTGTGTTACAACAACCTTTGTCAAAACATTAGCATATACGGCTCTGAGAACTGCTCTGATAAATGCAACAATCGTGGg GTGTGTAACCACGAGAGGAAATGTCACTGTGATCCAGGATGGGCACCACCCTACTGTGATGTTAAATTCTCAGAGCTTCAAAAAA TGAGAAAAGAATCTGTCATAATTGGTGTGACTGTGTCTGTAGTCGTTCTTGGATTGATCATTATTATTGGTGCACTGGTCTGTcacaagaacaaaataaaagaatttaGAAAGAAAAG GTCTTTGAAGGACATCCACACTTCCTCAGGCCAGTGTAACCCTGCATTCCAACCAGGAAGTGCAAAGAACAGCCCCAGATGCACACAACCACGCATAAGTCAACCAACTTTCCTGGAGTCGTCCACTGCTCTGGCCTGCAAACCTCTCTATTCTAGAGCTATGCCCTCTAGACAAGCACCATTG CCTCCAAAGACTGCACTACAAACTAGGACAGAACAG TTTGAGAAACCTTCCATCCCACCTCCTGGTATTTCCAAAAACATTCATCCTGTTCAG GTAAAACCTCTACCTCCACCAACGAAACCTCTTCCTCCATCAAGACCATTACCACCACTGGCATATAAACCT gAGTCAAAAGCACCTCCAGTGCCTCCTGTGAAACCCACTGGGATGCAGCCAGCATTCATTCCACCTCAG GTAATCCAGAAAGTTGCACTGAAACCTCCCGTCAGGCCAAGATGA